From Cellulosimicrobium cellulans, the proteins below share one genomic window:
- a CDS encoding DUF5979 domain-containing protein: MTHRSPARPVALDRARRGTAALVAAALALAGAVALVAGPQARPAAAAIGFCPDPDDFPNVGPVPVPGFTDNNVAVYAGGDYTATGTSAETEGVLVVRGDATFDTPGSFNVGTVGAGSGIVPEPGSPMLHVGGVMSIASGTNVIVGANLDGGGAVHVGGDLEDVGGLDTNGGAVETNMGTDAALAPWAGFQTVIVDESAVLGAVPATGTAARSGGQVLFTSTDPASTDLQAFTIDAADLDGASEYAFVGIPDGTPIVVNVVGDAPVTVTVNDVRINGVRVDDPANIGNAAARLMWNFTGSGDVAVNGAGQWVGSILAPSADQVTLTASTNGRVYAGNDLTTSGSGNEQHNYPWIGPGPFSCIPSASFVVQKTVTGGAAADVPADTTFEVEYTYEEPGGTTGGDTLVVPISGALVSGPTLPVGTVVTITETNLPTVPGVEWGTPVIQVNGEPLGDPAQFTIQENQTVTVTVVNTANGGTVPVVGGFSVAKAVTGDAAGLVPDDTAFLVDWEATLPEGATYDGDLSGTLTVLADGTVVDGPSDLPVGTTVTLTEQTPLPEIEGVVWGDPVLSPASPITIVEGATGVAVTVTNVADAVVGGFTVQKSLEGGAADVVPSETAFLVDWTATVPAGVEYDGDTSGTLTVLADGTVADGPSDLPIGTTVTLVEQPLPDVDGVVWGLPTLEPASPITIVEGPTSVAVTVTNTANVPAEIGGFAVQKSVTGDASGAVPPDAAFVVAWEAVVPPDSGYEGPTSGTVTVLADGTVVDGPQDLPEGTVVTFTEQTMPDVPGVDWGQPTVSPGTVTIGEGDAVAGVVVTNTATAQVGGFSLAKTVEGDLAGSVPPGTAFEVEWSATLPAGFTYDGPLTGTLTVLADGTVVDGPQDLPVGTVVTFTEINLPEVDGVVWGAPTFAPETVTVGNEENTLVTLTNTTQDVVEVGGFSVAKEVTGDRADLVPAGTEFTVAYSYELDGTLVGGYLQVPADGTVVAGPQNLPVGTVVTFTEADLPEVPGVAWGVPTFSPPTVVVGDGQNTLVTATNTANQALGGFSVVKRVTGEASDAVPATTEFVVGYAYDGPDGTVTGSLTVRADGVAVDGPQDLPVGTVVRLTETDVPEIGGVDWGTPTFTVDGTAVSEVTVGDGTVVVTLTNTAEDEELAITGTDAVLVTVLALAFLGAGSALLLFRARRRRLA, encoded by the coding sequence CGCGGCGGCGATCGGGTTCTGCCCCGACCCCGACGACTTCCCGAACGTCGGACCCGTGCCGGTCCCGGGGTTCACCGACAACAACGTCGCGGTGTACGCGGGCGGGGACTACACCGCGACCGGGACCTCGGCCGAGACGGAGGGTGTGCTCGTCGTGCGCGGGGACGCGACGTTCGACACCCCCGGGAGCTTCAACGTGGGCACGGTCGGTGCCGGGTCGGGCATCGTGCCGGAGCCGGGGTCGCCCATGCTCCACGTCGGCGGCGTGATGAGCATCGCCTCCGGGACCAACGTCATCGTGGGTGCGAACCTCGACGGCGGCGGGGCGGTGCACGTCGGGGGCGACCTGGAGGACGTGGGCGGTCTCGACACCAACGGGGGTGCGGTCGAGACGAACATGGGCACGGACGCCGCGCTCGCCCCGTGGGCGGGGTTCCAGACCGTGATCGTCGACGAGTCGGCCGTGCTCGGCGCGGTCCCGGCGACCGGGACCGCGGCGCGGTCCGGCGGTCAGGTGCTGTTCACGAGCACCGACCCGGCGAGCACGGACCTCCAGGCGTTCACCATCGACGCGGCCGACCTCGACGGGGCCTCGGAGTACGCGTTCGTGGGGATCCCGGACGGCACCCCGATCGTCGTCAACGTCGTCGGGGACGCGCCCGTGACCGTGACGGTGAACGACGTGAGGATCAACGGCGTGCGGGTCGACGACCCCGCGAACATCGGCAACGCCGCGGCGCGCCTGATGTGGAACTTCACCGGCTCGGGCGACGTCGCGGTGAACGGTGCCGGTCAGTGGGTCGGCTCGATCCTCGCTCCGTCCGCGGACCAGGTGACGCTCACGGCGAGCACCAACGGGCGCGTCTACGCGGGCAACGACCTCACGACGTCGGGCAGCGGCAACGAGCAGCACAACTACCCCTGGATCGGCCCGGGGCCGTTCAGCTGCATCCCGTCGGCGAGCTTCGTCGTCCAGAAGACCGTGACGGGCGGGGCCGCCGCCGACGTGCCCGCCGACACGACGTTCGAGGTCGAGTACACCTACGAGGAGCCGGGCGGGACGACCGGCGGCGACACGCTCGTCGTGCCGATCAGCGGTGCGCTCGTCAGCGGACCGACGCTCCCCGTCGGCACCGTCGTGACGATCACCGAGACCAACCTGCCCACGGTGCCGGGCGTCGAGTGGGGCACGCCCGTCATCCAGGTGAACGGGGAGCCGCTCGGCGACCCCGCCCAGTTCACGATCCAGGAGAACCAGACCGTCACGGTGACGGTCGTGAACACGGCCAACGGCGGCACCGTCCCGGTGGTGGGCGGGTTCTCGGTGGCCAAGGCGGTGACGGGCGACGCCGCGGGCCTCGTCCCCGACGACACCGCGTTCCTCGTCGACTGGGAGGCCACGCTCCCGGAGGGGGCCACGTACGACGGCGACCTGTCCGGCACGCTGACGGTGCTCGCGGACGGGACCGTCGTGGACGGCCCGTCCGACCTGCCCGTCGGCACGACCGTCACGCTCACGGAGCAGACGCCGCTGCCGGAGATCGAGGGCGTGGTGTGGGGTGACCCCGTGCTCAGCCCGGCGTCGCCGATCACGATCGTCGAGGGCGCGACCGGGGTGGCGGTCACGGTGACCAACGTCGCGGACGCCGTGGTCGGGGGCTTCACCGTCCAGAAGTCGCTCGAGGGCGGCGCGGCGGACGTCGTCCCGTCCGAGACCGCGTTCCTCGTCGACTGGACCGCGACCGTCCCCGCGGGTGTCGAGTACGACGGCGACACGTCGGGCACGCTGACCGTCCTCGCCGACGGGACCGTGGCGGACGGCCCGTCCGACCTGCCGATCGGCACGACCGTGACGCTCGTCGAGCAGCCGCTGCCCGACGTCGACGGCGTCGTCTGGGGCCTGCCCACGCTCGAGCCCGCGTCCCCGATCACGATCGTCGAGGGGCCGACGAGCGTCGCGGTGACGGTGACGAACACGGCGAACGTGCCCGCGGAGATCGGCGGGTTCGCGGTGCAGAAGTCGGTGACGGGCGACGCGTCCGGGGCCGTGCCGCCGGACGCCGCGTTCGTCGTCGCCTGGGAGGCCGTGGTTCCGCCCGACTCCGGCTACGAGGGCCCGACCTCCGGGACGGTGACCGTGCTCGCGGACGGGACCGTGGTGGACGGCCCGCAGGACCTGCCCGAGGGCACGGTCGTGACGTTCACGGAGCAGACCATGCCCGACGTCCCCGGTGTCGACTGGGGGCAGCCCACCGTCTCGCCCGGCACCGTGACCATCGGTGAGGGGGACGCCGTCGCGGGCGTCGTCGTGACGAACACGGCGACCGCGCAGGTCGGCGGGTTCTCGCTCGCCAAGACGGTCGAGGGCGACCTCGCCGGGAGCGTGCCGCCCGGGACGGCGTTCGAGGTCGAGTGGTCCGCGACCCTGCCCGCGGGCTTCACGTACGACGGCCCGCTCACGGGGACGCTGACCGTGCTCGCGGACGGCACCGTGGTCGACGGCCCGCAGGACCTCCCGGTCGGGACGGTCGTGACGTTCACCGAGATCAACCTGCCGGAGGTCGACGGCGTCGTCTGGGGCGCCCCCACGTTCGCCCCGGAGACCGTGACGGTCGGCAACGAGGAGAACACCCTCGTCACGCTGACCAACACCACGCAGGACGTGGTCGAGGTCGGCGGGTTCTCCGTCGCCAAGGAGGTGACCGGCGACCGCGCGGACCTCGTGCCCGCCGGAACCGAGTTCACCGTCGCGTACTCGTACGAGCTCGACGGCACCCTCGTCGGCGGCTACCTCCAGGTCCCGGCCGACGGGACGGTCGTCGCAGGCCCGCAGAACCTCCCCGTCGGCACGGTCGTCACGTTCACGGAGGCGGACCTGCCCGAGGTCCCTGGCGTCGCGTGGGGCGTCCCGACGTTCAGCCCGCCGACGGTCGTCGTCGGCGACGGGCAGAACACGCTGGTCACCGCGACCAACACGGCGAACCAGGCGCTCGGCGGGTTCTCCGTGGTCAAGCGGGTGACCGGCGAGGCGTCCGACGCCGTCCCCGCGACCACGGAGTTCGTCGTGGGCTACGCGTACGACGGCCCGGACGGCACCGTCACCGGGTCGCTCACCGTCCGCGCCGACGGGGTCGCCGTCGACGGCCCGCAGGACCTGCCCGTGGGGACCGTGGTCCGGCTCACCGAGACCGACGTACCCGAGATCGGCGGGGTCGACTGGGGCACGCCGACCTTCACGGTCGACGGGACGGCGGTCTCGGAGGTGACGGTCGGCGACGGCACGGTGGTCGTGACGCTCACCAACACCGCGGAGGACGAGGAGCTCGCGATCACCGGCACCGACGCGGTGCTCGTGACCGTCCTCGCCCTCGCGTTCCTCGGGGCCGGCAGCGCGCTCCTGCTGTTCCGCGCCCGCCGTCGCCGCCTCGCCTGA